Part of the Sphingobacterium sp. LZ7M1 genome, CTCCATTGCCACCATTCCCACCGCGTTGTCCTTGGCCTCCTTGAATACCGTTTTCACCATTCAAATCTATATTTGGAAGATTCTTCAAATCCTTTACCCATAATTTTAAATTGGGTGCATTTCTACCTGCCGCTCCATTTTGCCCAACCATACCATCTGCTCCTCGACCACCTTGCCGTCCGGTATGGTTATCATAGTCTCGACTCCGCGGTGAACGGTTATAATTCGGTAAACCATTCAAATAAGGATCATCCGTGCGTGCCGGGGTAAATCCACCTGGCCTTTTCCAAATAATCCACGCATCTGGCCCACAGATCAACTCTTCCGCATATATCGTTAAGGTCTCCACATCAGCTGAAACCTCCAAATGCACATTGGTTAAATCAATCTTTTTGGCAATGATGACCGTCTCCCTTTGCCCAATTACAGATGGACCTCCCATGACCTGATAACCTTCCATCAAAGTAGGCCATAAAGAAGGGTTTATCGCTTCAAAGGTTTTCTTGAAATCGGTCTTGTTCTTTAATTCTATTTTTCCATCCGTTTCCTTAAAAAGATCCTTCCATTTCATCCCGGTAGACTGTGGATTGGAAGCACCTAAATTTATACCTCTCCTTCTGTTTCCTCCTCGCCCCAGTATATTAGGTACTGTAGTTTTCTTGATATCAAAATGTTTGAAGCTCTTGGCATTCCCCAGTTTATTATTCAACATATCCACTTTGGAGGTAATGGTTGCCGAATTGAAGGCTTCTGACACAGACTCCCATCTAATCGAGTCTAAAAAAGATCTCTTTCTGCCAATCAATACATCGCCTGGCTTAATACTTTTACTCCCATCCAACTTCAAGGTACCCAAATCATCGATAGACTTAATCCCTAAGGACTGCATGACCTGCTTGATCCTTTTTAATTGACTTCTTCCTTCATTAAAATCTATATGGACTAAAATATTTTGAATATCTAAAGCTGCTTTAATCTTTTGCGAAATGATGCCCACCTCTTTTGCCCTTTCCTGTAGCAAGCTTGAGCTAATCGCACCATTTTCCATTTCTATTTTAGCAATGCTCCCTTGGAAAGAATTGGCAGAACCATTAAAGGATCCCCCTAAACGGAATTGCTGTTTGCCCCAATTATTTATTTTGCCCATATTGGCATCAGTGGCCACGACTTTCCCGTTGACTTCCAATTCGGCCTTTCCATCGGCATATTTTAACACGCGAATGGTACTAGCCCTGCCTGCTGGCATTGGTTCGGAACTCATTAAACTTTTCACGCCTTGATCACTTTCCATTTCTGTGATCAAATTTCCGTTAGGATCCAAATAAAGTGAGATCGGTTTCCCCTCACTCTCAAAAATCATCTGTTTATTTCCATTTACCTGATCTGGAGTTACCTCCAATGTCAAGGTAAATTCATTGAGCTGATCATCCGGTATTTCTAATTCCATGTCCACGTGCGAATCGGAAAGCTTCATCGCCGTCCCTTCCAAACCAACTTCTCCCACCGTCTTCCAATTCAGATTTTTGAGCACTCCGGTATCAGGAAGTATCTGACCTTCCTTAACCTTAAATGAAAACAAGTTTTCCATGATAATTTTGTTTAAATTATAGAAAGAACCAAATTATCTATTGATAAAAATGGAACCTTAAAACTACTAGTTAAACAGTAGCAAAAGCTTGGTTATGAGTGAATAGCAACCGTAAATGAGTGAAGTAGCAAAAATACTTAGGGAAGTAGGCAACAAACTGAAGAACAGCATATTACCGGTTATAATTTATTAATAATCAAGAAGAAACTAATGAAAAGATTCAAGTAAATAAACATGATTTTATTCCAACAAAACTACATCCTTTCGAGGCTTCAACAATAAAATACTTTCTTCATTCAAATTCATTTTCAACTCCTCATTTTCGTGCTTATCCAAATGTTGGTATTGAAGTTTAAATTGTTTGCTATTATTTCCAAACCGCCATTCCATAATCTTGCATTTACAGGCTGCATTGTCCTGTGTATTTTTGATTTCCGACAAACGTCCATCATCTGCCAGCTTTTTATATAGATTACGGATAGCAATGATTTCATCCCTATTCTCTGATTCAAAGCTCCAGGTAGCAGATAATGCAACCATACTTCTATTCAAACTATCCATCCTTGCCAAGGAATGACTTGGCGATAGGACTTCCCCATTTTTCTTTCGCTTCACATAACTATGGATTGACACAACTGTCGGCGAATTGTAGACCATATGACCATAATGATTGATATTAGCTCCATGCCGAATAAATTCAAACCTCCCGTCATGGTACTTCACTTCCACGATATTGTTTACAAATTGACGAAATCGTCCCGGTTCATTGGATCTAGCTTGAGGTGCTCCAGTATAGTACAGCCAAATCCCAGATAAAGCCTTTATTTCAGCTGATGTAGGTTGGTAAGCAGTTTCAATATTCTTATTTCTGCCTAATTGAAGTACAGTAATTCCAAATATCAGGATAAGGACAAAACTCGATACAAGTAAGGTGATTAGCGTTTTAGGCTTCAGCCCCAAATTTCTTTGAAGCAAAGACCAGCGAGTAGCTGTTGCACATTGAAATTCTCGAATTGCTCCAGCCCCCTTGCCCGTCAGATAAATTAAACATGCATCGATCAGATATGGTCGAGGCTTATTGACGATCCCAAAGTATGCATCTTTCAATTGACCACCGGTAATATCATATTTTCGATTAGGATAGCTAAGGTTAGGCTGCACATCTTCTTCATATTCCTCATGCAATAGGTCCGAGGAAGTATACGGCAATTGTTTACTGATTTCACTCAAGACCTTGGCCAATTTTACATAATTTTCCCGATTGGTATTTTTATTGATGATATTGCCTGTATCTTTTTCATACTTTTCAATTACCCGTTCAATTAATTCAATCAAATCCTCCTTGTTAGATAAAACCACCATAATTTTTTTGATAATTAAGCCCTTAGTTCTTTCGGAAATATTTCGGAAAGCATTATACAGCTTTAGAAACCATTCCGAATTCCTTATCTCCTATTAATTCCTGAATAGATCACTAATTTGCAACCCAATTGTAAAGATAATTATTTTATCAATGATTAATTTTTTGTTGCTTAAAATATATCTCCCTAGATAATCAATTAAAATAAATCTTATATGCTAAGTATTATTGGCTTGATAACAATCCTGGTAATTGTTATTCTTTTGATGGGTAAGCGATTTTCTCCCATTGTCGTTCTGAGTATTGTCCCCCTTGCGGCTGCAATGCTGGCGGGGTTTTCCCAAAGTGAAATTGCAACCTTCTATACTGAAGGAATCAATAAAGTTACTGGGATTGCTGTCATGTTTATTTTTGCGATCCTCTTTTTTGGGATATTGCAGGATATCGGGTTTTTCGACCCCCTTATAAATCTTGTTCTGAGAAAAACGGGTTCCAATCCGATAGCCATCACTTGCGGTACGGTAATAATAGCCGCTATAGCCCATATTGACGGGTCCGGAGCATCAACCTTCCTCTTAACGATTCCTCCCTTGCTCCCTATCTATCAACGCCTAAAAATGAGCCCCCATTTGCTACTCCTCTTGGTTGGTTTAAGTGCTGGAGTCATGAACCTGATCCCTTGGGCAGGCCCAATGGGCCGAGCCGGCATTGTTCTGGAAATGGATCCCTTTGATTTATGGAAACCTTTGATTCCAATACAGATCATGGGCTTTTTATTGGTCCTGATGATGGGCTTTTATTTTGGTTGGCGAGAGAAAGTGAAGAACAATGGAAAGTTGGTTGATCTAACACTTGAAGAAGAAAACCCAGAAATAATGGAACATACAACACATATTGACAAAAAACATATTAAACCACTTTGGTTAAACAGTCTGATTGCTCTATTTATCTTTATATTATTGTTCTCTGGAATATTGCCACCGGGTTTAATATTTATGTTGGGCTGCAGTATCATTCTCTTCTTAAACTTTCCAAAAAAAGATCAACAGATGCAACGGATAAAAGCTCATGCCCCCAATGCCTTATTAATGGCTTCCATAATTATTGTTGCAGGATCTTTTATGGGTATCCTCAGCGAAAGTGGTATGCTTGAATCCATTGCCAATGATCTCGTAAAAGTATTACCAAAACAGGCGGTTCCCAATCTACACTATATCATCGCCTTTCTCGGTGTTCCAATTGAACTCTTGCTCAGTACAGACGCGACCTATTTCGCTTTATTTCCTGTCATCGAACAGATCGTTTCGGAATATGGAGTCGATAGCAGCCGGGCAATACAATTTATGATGGTAGGAAATATTGTAGGTACATTTATTTGCCCTTTTGCTCCAGCTGTGTGGTTGGCAGTGGGATTAGCCAATGTGGAATTGGGAAAATATATTAAATATGCTTTCTTCTGGGTATGGGCTTTTGGCATCGTCTTATTGTTCATTATGTATTTATGGATGTAATTCAGAAAAGGTTCAACATCATAATCCCATGATATAATACAAAAAATGGATCTTTATCGGTTTCTAATCCGATATAGATCCATCCTAACGGCAATCCAAGAATACCTTTTATCCCACCCTCAATCCATATTTATTAATCATTTTATTCAACCAAGCATCTTTTTCTTCAAAAGTGGAAAGCGTACCTTCTTCATCATTTTGCTCCAAACTTTCTATGATTTCATCAACGTATTTCAAATCAAGCGCTTTGGCCACCTTACGGATTTCATCGTCCTGCCATTCGTTTTCCCACCAAAAAGAAACCTCATCTAACCATACACCATCCCAGGTATAGGCATGTGGATTTTCTATTCCTAGCTCCAAATTATAAAGAATAAATCCTGATCGCAAAACATCATAAGCCAATATCTCTAAACTATTGAATTGTAAAATTGGCATAAATCTTTCCACATGATAGATTTCTCGTCCTTCCTCACTTAATTCAAAAATCGAGTCAGCTTTATGATAATCATATTTCATCAATTCATCTATCTCCGGATCTGAAATATTCCCATTGAAAATTTCTGAAACTAATGCTGGTAATTTAAGCGATTTGATCAATTCTAAGGATTCCTTTTCCAATCTGTTTTCCATAGTAAACTAGCTAGTGTGTTAATATTAAATCGTTATCAAGCATAAAATAATCATTTATGTTCAATTTATTGGATTTTAAGTAAATATTAACGCCAATCTCAGCGCGTGAATACGACTTCTTCCATCAAGATTAGCAAAATGCTAGGCAATTAAAAATACATTAAATTTTTAATAAACATTTAACTAATAGGAAATATTAATATAATTTTGCATAAACTTTTTGAAATGAAACATATTCTTACCCTTATTTTATTCTTTATCTGTTCTTTAAACTATGCCCAAAATCTATCCCTTGAGCAAATTATTATGCTCAAAAAGATGCATGCCGACAAAAGCATAAATTATCTTCAAAAGAAAGATTGGAAAATAGTCAGCTTAACAAATGACAATAACAACACTTTAATTATCTTGAACTATACAGCATCCAATGCCTCCGAGTACCTGGCCAATAAAGTTGGAGGATTCGCCAAAAGCCACTTTACCAAGAAAAATGAAGAGACAAGAATCTATCTTTTAATCACGCCACAAAAAGTTATAAAAAGTATCTCTATTGATATCTATAACCCTCAAATCTTTAAAAATTACCGTTTAAAATTAAAATCTAACAACTACTTTTTATCGGAT contains:
- a CDS encoding CitMHS family transporter, with translation MLSIIGLITILVIVILLMGKRFSPIVVLSIVPLAAAMLAGFSQSEIATFYTEGINKVTGIAVMFIFAILFFGILQDIGFFDPLINLVLRKTGSNPIAITCGTVIIAAIAHIDGSGASTFLLTIPPLLPIYQRLKMSPHLLLLLVGLSAGVMNLIPWAGPMGRAGIVLEMDPFDLWKPLIPIQIMGFLLVLMMGFYFGWREKVKNNGKLVDLTLEEENPEIMEHTTHIDKKHIKPLWLNSLIALFIFILLFSGILPPGLIFMLGCSIILFLNFPKKDQQMQRIKAHAPNALLMASIIIVAGSFMGILSESGMLESIANDLVKVLPKQAVPNLHYIIAFLGVPIELLLSTDATYFALFPVIEQIVSEYGVDSSRAIQFMMVGNIVGTFICPFAPAVWLAVGLANVELGKYIKYAFFWVWAFGIVLLFIMYLWM